One Thiocapsa sp. genomic window carries:
- the adk gene encoding adenylate kinase yields MRVILLGGPGAGKGTQAGFVKEHFKIPQISTGDMLRAHVKQGTDLGNAAKKIMDEGGLVSDDIIMGMVKARILDEDCRSGYLFDGFPRTLGQADALKEAGVGIDVVVEIDVPDEEIIRRMSGRRVHPASGRTYHVVFNPPKEADKDDETGEPLIQRDDDREDTVKERLRVYHDQTEPLINYYSTWAEQGGDDAPRYVKVTGIGSVDGIRDEIIAKLSAR; encoded by the coding sequence ATGCGCGTCATCCTATTGGGCGGCCCGGGCGCGGGAAAAGGCACGCAGGCCGGCTTCGTCAAGGAGCACTTCAAGATTCCGCAGATCTCGACCGGCGATATGCTGCGTGCGCACGTCAAGCAGGGGACCGATCTGGGTAACGCGGCCAAGAAGATCATGGACGAAGGTGGCCTGGTCTCGGACGACATCATCATGGGCATGGTGAAGGCGCGCATCCTTGATGAGGACTGCCGGAGCGGCTACCTGTTCGACGGCTTTCCGCGCACACTGGGCCAGGCCGATGCCTTGAAGGAGGCAGGCGTCGGGATCGACGTGGTGGTCGAAATCGACGTGCCGGACGAAGAGATCATTCGACGCATGTCGGGTCGTCGCGTCCATCCGGCCTCGGGTCGAACTTACCATGTGGTCTTCAATCCGCCCAAAGAGGCCGACAAGGACGACGAGACCGGCGAGCCGCTGATCCAGAGGGACGACGACCGCGAGGACACGGTGAAGGAACGGTTGCGCGTCTATCACGACCAAACCGAGCCGCTGATCAACTACTACTCCACCTGGGCCGAGCAGGGCGGCGATGACGCGCCTCGCTACGTCAAGGTGACCGGGATCGGCTCCGTCGACGGGATTCGCGACGAGATCATCGCGAAACTCTCCGCACGCTGA
- the trxA gene encoding thioredoxin, translating into MAVIELDGTNFEQTIQDNAFVVVDFWAPWCGPCRSFAPVYEKVSEDVADVVFAKINTEEQQEIAAHFNIRSIPTLMIFREQIIIFSQPGALPESQFRDLLTKAGELDMVEVKRQIADQAQAQASGNA; encoded by the coding sequence ATGGCCGTAATCGAGCTCGACGGGACCAATTTCGAACAAACGATCCAAGACAACGCCTTTGTCGTCGTGGACTTCTGGGCACCCTGGTGCGGTCCGTGCCGATCTTTCGCGCCCGTCTACGAGAAGGTGTCCGAGGACGTTGCCGATGTCGTCTTCGCCAAGATCAACACCGAAGAACAGCAAGAGATCGCGGCTCACTTCAACATTCGCTCGATCCCGACCCTCATGATCTTCCGCGAGCAGATCATCATCTTCTCGCAGCCCGGCGCGCTTCCGGAGAGTCAGTTTCGAGATCTCCTGACCAAGGCCGGGGAGCTCGACATGGTCGAGGTCAAGCGTCAGATCGCAGATCAGGCTCAGGCCCAGGCATCCGGCAACGCTTAG